The Streptomyces sp. NBC_01268 genome segment CACCCCCCAGACGATCATCGAGGTGCTGAACTTCCTCAACGACGACCTCCAGGTCGACGAAATGATGATCTCGCCCGCCTATGCCTACGAGAAGGCTCCCGACCAGGAGCACTTCCTGGGCGTCGAGCAGACCAGAGAACTCTTCAAGAAGGCCTTCGCAGGCGGAAACCGGCGCCGTTGGCGGCTCAACCACTCGCCGCTCTTCCTCGATTTCCTGGAAGGCAAGGCCGATTTCCCCTGCACCGCGTGGGCGATCCCGAACTACTCCCTCTTCGGGTGGCAGCGCCCCTGCTATCTGATGAGCGACGGCTACGTCCCCACGTACCGCGAGCTCATCGAAGAGACCGACTGGGATGCGTACGGCCGCGGCAAGGACCCCCGCTGCGCCAACTGCATGGCGCACTGCGGCTACGAGCCCACCGCCGTCCTCGCCACCATGGGCTCGCTCAAGGAGTCGCTGCGCGCGGTACGGGAGACCGTCCACGGGAACAACGGGTGAGCCGGTCATGACGGGCGAGTTCGACCTGCGGGCCCTGCTCGCCGAGCGCGGGGGCGAGCGGTACGAGCTGCACGCCCGGCACCTCAACCACCAGCTCCCGCGCATGCTCCACACCATCGGCTTCGACAAGGTGTACGAGCGGGCCGAGGGCGCCCACTTCTGGGACGCGGACGGGGCGGACTACCTGGACATGCTCGCCGGCTTCGGCGTCATGGGCCTGGGCCGGCACCACCCCGTCGTCCGCAAGGCGCTGCACGACGTCCTCGACGCCCAGCTCGCCGACCTCACCCGCTTCGACTGCCAGCCGCTGCCCGGACTGCTCGCCGAGCGGCTGCTCGCCCACAGCCCCCACCTCGACCGGGTCTTCTTCGGCAACAGCGGCACCGAGGCCGTGGAGACCGCCCTCAAGTTCGCCCGCTGCGCCACGGGGCGGCCGAGGGTCCTCTACTGCTCCCACGCCTTCCACGGGCTGACCACCGGCTCGCTCTCCGTCAACGGCGAGGACGGCTTCCGGGACGGCTTCGGCCCGCTGCTGCCGGACACGGCGATCGGCCTCGGCGACCTCGACGCCCTGGAGCGGGAGCTGCGCAAGGGGGACGTGGCCGCGTTCGTCGTGGAGCCGATCCAGGGCAAGGGCGTCCTGGAGTCCCCGCCGGGCTTCCTGCGCGCCGCCCAGGAGCTGCTGCACCGGCACGGGGCGCTGCTGATCGCCGACGAGGTGCAGACCGGCCTCGGCCGGACCGGCGACTTCTACGCGTACCAGCACGAGGAGGGAGTCGAGCCGGACCTGGTCTGCGTCGCCAAGGCGCTCTCCGGCGGCTACGTGCCGGTCGGCGCCACGCTCGGCAAGGACTGGATCTTCAAGAAGGTCTACTCGTCGATGGACCGGGTCCTGGTCCACTCGGCCAGCTTCGGGGCGAACGCGCAGGCCATGGCCGCCGGGCTCGCGGTGCTCTCGGTCATGGAGGCCGAGGGCACCGTCGCCCACGTCCGGCGGATCGGCGGCCTGCTCTCCGCCCGGCTGCGGGAGCTCGTGCCGCGCTACGAGCTGCTGAAGGAGGTCCGGGGCCGCGGGCTGATGATCGGCATCGAGTTCGGGCGCCCGTCCTCCCTGGGGCTGCGCAGCCGCTGGACGATGCTGCAGGCGGCCCGCAAGGGTCTCTTCGCGCAGATGGTCGTGGTGCCGCTGCTCCAGCGGCACCGGATCCTCACCCAGGTGTCGGGCGACCATCTGGAAGTGATCAAGTTGATCCCGCCGCTGGTCATCGACGAGGCGGACGTGGACCGCTTCGTGACCGCCTTCACGGCGGTGATGGACGACGCCCACGGCGGCGGCGGACTGATGTGGGACTTCGGGAAGACGCTGGTCAAGCAGGCGGTCGCGCAACGCTGACCGTGCCGGGTACGGCCGGGACTCCGGTCTTTTGCCTCTGGGGCAAGAAACTTGCCTCAGAGGCATGAACCTGGCGGAATGGACGCATGGACCACGTCCCCGGGGAATCCTCCCCGGACCCTGCCGCCCCCGCCGCGCCCGACGTCCTGCCGGACGTCGCTCCGCAGCTGCGGGCCCTGCGCCGCCGCCGGGGGCTCACCCTGGAGGCGGCCGCCCAGCGGGCCGGACTCTCGCCGGCCCACCTGTCCCGCCTGGAGACGGGTAACCGACAGCCCTCGCTGCCGATGCTGCTGGCCCTGTCCCGCATCTACGGTACGACGGTCTCCGAGCTCCTGGGCGAGACGCCGCCCGAGCACGACCCGGTCGTCCGGGCCGGGCGCTCCGAACCGGTCGAGGCCGACGGCTGGATCTACCGCCAGGCCGGCGGCGCCGGGCGCGCCCTGCAGTGCCTGCGCGTGCACGTGCCCTACGCCACCCGCGCCGACATCGTGCGGGTCCACCCCGGCGAGGAGTGGATCCACGTCCTGGAGGGCCGCGTGCGGCTCG includes the following:
- a CDS encoding aspartate aminotransferase family protein — translated: MTGEFDLRALLAERGGERYELHARHLNHQLPRMLHTIGFDKVYERAEGAHFWDADGADYLDMLAGFGVMGLGRHHPVVRKALHDVLDAQLADLTRFDCQPLPGLLAERLLAHSPHLDRVFFGNSGTEAVETALKFARCATGRPRVLYCSHAFHGLTTGSLSVNGEDGFRDGFGPLLPDTAIGLGDLDALERELRKGDVAAFVVEPIQGKGVLESPPGFLRAAQELLHRHGALLIADEVQTGLGRTGDFYAYQHEEGVEPDLVCVAKALSGGYVPVGATLGKDWIFKKVYSSMDRVLVHSASFGANAQAMAAGLAVLSVMEAEGTVAHVRRIGGLLSARLRELVPRYELLKEVRGRGLMIGIEFGRPSSLGLRSRWTMLQAARKGLFAQMVVVPLLQRHRILTQVSGDHLEVIKLIPPLVIDEADVDRFVTAFTAVMDDAHGGGGLMWDFGKTLVKQAVAQR
- a CDS encoding helix-turn-helix domain-containing protein yields the protein MDHVPGESSPDPAAPAAPDVLPDVAPQLRALRRRRGLTLEAAAQRAGLSPAHLSRLETGNRQPSLPMLLALSRIYGTTVSELLGETPPEHDPVVRAGRSEPVEADGWIYRQAGGAGRALQCLRVHVPYATRADIVRVHPGEEWIHVLEGRVRLALGDTVHVLDPGDSAHFDSLTPHRIGAATRAGAELLFVHTLMQSPVAELCLGDGTPHRR